A genomic window from Onychostoma macrolepis isolate SWU-2019 chromosome 22, ASM1243209v1, whole genome shotgun sequence includes:
- the LOC131530812 gene encoding uncharacterized protein LOC131530812: MNYFWIAVILLVTGASAVQTDGVSVSVMEGDLVTLQTDVTKTQVNKVKWYYNGARIAQITGDPNKTCTDVQCNEGQWKFRGRLHLDHQTGSLTISNITNTDSGLYELQIIITSSSSSSSDKTFNVTIHDFDKRDEMKRKSVNEGESVTLDPGVRKNTNDLMTWHFNDIPINEIPGYPSRSCADVQCEDADKRFRDRLEVNQTGPLTITNIKITDTGLYKLQINSSGFSIMRTFSVNVTAVPDSGLSTAVVAGICAGVGVLLVSAAAAGVIYYCCRRKDGNRKQPGDQKDTTNVTSHNEKESLLMETINGTSSNHDDPQSKDTTNGTSNNQTDIPYIDDD; the protein is encoded by the exons atgaattatttttggATAGCAGTGATTTTGCTCGTGACTG GTGCATCTGCTGTTCAGACAGATGGAGTAtcagtgtcagtgatggagggagatttaGTCACTCTACAAACTGATGTTACAAAAACCCAGGTCAACAAAGTGAAATGGTATTATAATGGTGCTCGCATCGCTCAAATCACTGGAGATCCCAATAAAACCtgtacagatgttcagtgtAATGAAGGTCAGTGGAAATTCAGAGGCAGACTGCAtctggatcatcagactggatctctgaccatctcAAACATCACAAACACGGACTCTGGACTTTATGAACTGCAGATAATCAtcaccagcagcagcagcagcagcagtgacAAGACCTTCAATGTTACCATCCATG ATTTTGACAAACGAGATGAAATGAAGAGAAAGTCAGTGAATGAGGGAGAATCTGTTACTTTGGATCCTGGTGTCAGGAAAAACACAAATGATTTGATGACATGGCATTTTAATGACATTCCCATCAATGAAATCCCTGGATATCCTAGTAGGAGCTGTGCAGATGTTCAGTGTGAAGATGCTGAtaagagattcagagacagactggaGGTGAATCAGACTGGacctctgaccatcacaaacatcaaaatcacaGACACTGGGCTCTATAAACTACAGATCAACAGCAGTGGATTCAGCATCATGAGGACCTTCAGTGTTAATGTCACTG CTGTTCCAGATTCAGGTCTGTCTACAGCTGTTGTAGCAGGAATATGTGCAGGTGTTGGTGTTCTGCTGGTGTCTGCAGCTGCTGCTGGTGTGATTTACTATTGCTGCAGACGAAAGGATG GCAACAGGAAGCAGCCCGGTGATCAG AAGGACACTACCAATGTGACATCCCATAATGAGAAAGAATCACTACTGATGGAAACCATTAATGGGACATCCTCTAATCACGATGACCCTCAATCGAAGGACACTACCAATGGGACATCcaataatcaaactgatattcCGTATATAGATGATGACTGA